One Varibaculum prostatecancerukia genomic window, GGAAGCAAACAAGAAAAACCATAAAGGAAAGCCCCTAGCAGGAAACTGCTAGGGGCTTTTTCTTAACTTCGAGCTTTACTCGAAATCGTCTGCCGGGCTGTACAGCCCCAGCTTTACCGCTTTGGCCAGGTGACGAGGTGCCACATAGGAACGTCCATCATTGCCCTTGACCGAAGTAAGCTGGGGTGCCTTGGCTTTCCAAGCAGACCGCCGGGTGCGAGTATTCGCACGAGACATTTTGCGCTTTGGTACTGCCATCACGGACTCCTCTAACTAATACAAATAGAAAAATAACCTATATAACTGTGCCATTTATAGCGGAAAGATTCCAGTTTCAACCATGTGATTTGTCTCGCGAGCACGCTATTTCGGGAAAACGGGACTCCCAAAGCAATTTTTTCCGAGGACGCACTTGGGACGCACTTGCCCCAAAACCTCAAACCTCCCCCTCCCCCGCCTGGCTAGTAGATAGGATCGAGCTATGCGCACTATCTACGCCCCTGCCCGCAGCGAAATCGAGATTAAACGTTCCCGTTTCATTGCCTCCTTAGCGCGCACCGATAGTGAAGAGGACGCCCGCGCGTTTATCGCGCAGATTCGCAGTGAGTTCCCCGATGCTCGCCACCACTGCACTGCTTTTATTATTCACCAAGACTCCGGACCAGATACCGCCCGCAGTAGCGACGATGGGGAGCCGGCAGGCACTGCCGGAGGCCCGATGCTAAACGTGTTAACCGAATCGGGATTAACTAATCTGACCTGCGTAGTTACCCGCTATTTCGGGGGTACAAAACTGGGTACGGGCGGGTTAGTGCGCGCCTATTCCGGCGCGGTACAGCAAGTGTTAAAGGACGCCCAAACGGTGCGGATTGTTACCCAGCCTTCCTACCAGCTGCAGCTACCGATCAGTGAAGCCGGAAAA contains:
- the rpmF gene encoding 50S ribosomal protein L32 translates to MAVPKRKMSRANTRTRRSAWKAKAPQLTSVKGNDGRSYVAPRHLAKAVKLGLYSPADDFE
- a CDS encoding YigZ family protein, producing MRTIYAPARSEIEIKRSRFIASLARTDSEEDARAFIAQIRSEFPDARHHCTAFIIHQDSGPDTARSSDDGEPAGTAGGPMLNVLTESGLTNLTCVVTRYFGGTKLGTGGLVRAYSGAVQQVLKDAQTVRIVTQPSYQLQLPISEAGKIEAKLTQNGYQILDRDFAEEATLRFAAPLETSQSQIESYLSSISGREINVETAPDITREVRE